In Pseudobacter ginsenosidimutans, the following are encoded in one genomic region:
- a CDS encoding S8 family serine peptidase, translated as MRKFYLLLALSGWLPAATAQEPGPVPSGRFSPATVKNSTDNQPTIWWIFCKDTSLLRKQLIKIGPNPITRHDPRTGLTVLNASWRELLPLVRNGLIRYADQPRIPKEELTIITFDASANQLNTIHHLQPSLDGRNLVLSLKERRPDTADIDFRGRFLSTSLADAGTSTHATIMGTMAAGAGNSHITGKGAASGATISSASFINLLPEKEEDYQRYNISVQNHSYGTAIENYYGADALAYDASLIANPALVHVFSAGNEGLATAESGAYANIPGFANLTGSFKMAKNIITVGAIDSFYNIAPLSSRGPAYDGRLKPELMAYGQDGSSGSAAIVSGIALLLQQCFRLNRGNNDLPLPLW; from the coding sequence CCGCCCAGGAACCAGGCCCTGTCCCCTCAGGCAGGTTCAGTCCGGCCACTGTCAAAAATTCAACTGACAATCAACCCACTATATGGTGGATCTTTTGCAAAGATACTTCCCTCCTCAGGAAACAGCTCATTAAAATCGGGCCCAATCCCATAACGAGACATGATCCCCGCACGGGCCTCACAGTCCTGAACGCCTCCTGGCGGGAACTGCTGCCCCTGGTCCGCAACGGCCTTATCCGCTATGCCGATCAGCCCCGCATTCCAAAGGAAGAACTCACCATCATAACCTTCGATGCCAGCGCCAATCAGCTCAATACCATCCACCACCTGCAGCCCTCCCTCGATGGCCGTAACCTCGTGCTCAGCCTCAAGGAGCGCAGGCCCGATACCGCCGATATCGATTTCCGCGGCCGCTTCCTCTCAACATCGCTTGCCGATGCAGGTACTTCCACACACGCCACTATCATGGGCACCATGGCCGCAGGTGCAGGCAACTCCCATATTACCGGCAAAGGAGCTGCCAGTGGTGCTACCATCAGCTCCGCCAGCTTCATCAATCTCCTTCCTGAAAAAGAGGAAGACTACCAGCGTTACAATATCAGCGTGCAAAACCATTCCTATGGCACAGCCATCGAGAATTATTACGGGGCCGATGCACTCGCCTATGATGCAAGCCTCATCGCCAATCCGGCGCTTGTACACGTTTTCAGTGCAGGCAATGAAGGACTGGCAACAGCTGAAAGCGGCGCCTACGCCAATATTCCCGGCTTCGCCAATCTCACCGGCAGTTTCAAGATGGCGAAGAACATCATTACCGTTGGCGCTATCGATTCTTTCTACAATATCGCTCCCCTGAGCTCACGGGGACCCGCATACGACGGAAGACTGAAACCCGAGCTCATGGCATATGGACAGGATGGAAGCTCCGGTTCCGCGGCTATCGTTTCCGGCATTGCATTGCTGCTGCAGCAATGCTTCCGGCTCAACCGGGGCAACAATGACCTTCCCCTGCCTCTCTGGTAA
- a CDS encoding T9SS type A sorting domain-containing protein yields MHNNRFFTGAVQNSETIIYDLNIGPGISRFKATLCWTDPPADPGDNKALLHDLDLQLKHTGSGAVVYPWVLSQAAHADSLSKPAHRSIDTINNTEQVSLNFPEPGQYQLIIKGSRVSGSQDFSIAWQADTADRFHWYAPAGSDPLRGGAAYVVRWASTFAESNGILEYSTDGDNWQMIAHVDLAKRCYRWAVPDINSLVRLRITVGSKIIQSDEFIVSSRITGFTGFNCTDSFLVGWNKSPGVPQYSLFTLGNDDQYLRSVISTTAGTHAVFKKDRQPSLLYAIAPVIGGKTGQKSFTFDYTTQGVGCYIKNFLAFLQETDRASITAELGSLYQVKQLVLEKLGSGSARSLQTIDFPSVNSYQWEDDQLLQGENNYRLRIELATGQFIYSEPEKILVVKDGNYLVWPNPVATNSGVWVHAKDFSEAVIGLYNAHGQLLKQQALVNFPQWLPVAGLKSGLYYVIIRKEGKTVGRSSVLVK; encoded by the coding sequence ATGCACAACAACCGATTTTTCACCGGCGCTGTGCAGAACAGTGAAACCATCATTTACGATCTGAACATCGGGCCTGGCATCAGTCGATTCAAGGCCACCCTCTGCTGGACCGATCCGCCTGCTGATCCCGGCGATAACAAAGCACTTCTGCATGACCTCGATCTGCAATTGAAACATACCGGATCAGGCGCTGTTGTTTATCCCTGGGTGCTTTCACAGGCTGCGCATGCAGATTCTTTGAGCAAGCCTGCGCATCGCAGTATCGATACGATCAACAACACAGAACAGGTTTCACTTAACTTTCCTGAGCCCGGACAATACCAGTTGATCATCAAAGGCAGCAGGGTCAGCGGATCGCAGGATTTTTCCATCGCCTGGCAGGCAGACACAGCAGACAGGTTTCATTGGTATGCGCCTGCCGGTTCCGATCCATTGAGAGGAGGTGCAGCCTATGTTGTACGCTGGGCATCCACTTTTGCTGAAAGCAATGGCATACTTGAATATTCAACAGATGGAGATAATTGGCAGATGATCGCGCATGTGGATCTCGCAAAAAGATGTTACCGCTGGGCAGTACCGGACATTAATTCACTTGTTCGATTGCGCATTACCGTTGGATCGAAAATTATTCAGTCGGATGAATTCATCGTCAGCTCCCGCATTACGGGGTTCACCGGATTCAATTGCACAGATAGTTTCCTGGTCGGCTGGAACAAATCTCCCGGCGTTCCGCAATATTCACTGTTTACGCTGGGAAACGATGACCAGTACCTTCGTTCTGTAATCTCTACCACAGCCGGCACTCACGCTGTTTTCAAAAAGGACCGGCAGCCCTCACTGCTCTATGCCATCGCGCCGGTGATCGGAGGAAAGACCGGGCAAAAAAGTTTCACTTTCGATTATACCACACAGGGAGTAGGCTGTTATATCAAAAACTTTCTCGCTTTCTTACAGGAAACAGACCGGGCCTCTATCACAGCTGAGCTGGGTTCCTTGTATCAGGTAAAACAACTCGTACTGGAAAAGCTGGGATCAGGATCTGCGCGATCATTACAGACTATTGATTTCCCATCCGTCAATTCATATCAATGGGAAGATGACCAGCTCTTACAGGGAGAGAACAATTACCGGCTCAGGATCGAACTGGCAACCGGACAATTCATCTACAGTGAACCTGAGAAAATACTGGTAGTGAAGGATGGCAACTATCTCGTTTGGCCCAACCCTGTTGCCACCAACAGCGGCGTATGGGTACATGCAAAGGATTTCAGTGAAGCCGTTATCGGGTTGTACAACGCACATGGGCAACTGCTGAAACAACAGGCCCTGGTGAATTTTCCGCAATGGCTGCCGGTAGCGGGTTTGAAGAGCGGTTTGTATTACGTGATCATCAGGAAGGAAGGTAAAACGGTTGGCAGGTCATCGGTACTGGTCAAATAA